A stretch of Rhododendron vialii isolate Sample 1 chromosome 4a, ASM3025357v1 DNA encodes these proteins:
- the LOC131322900 gene encoding cytochrome b561 and DOMON domain-containing protein At5g47530-like, with product MGLPQATRTGFSKDTWVCKMTKPFKTVLFSCFLISLFSSTSAQTCNNFTFSSNRLFTTCTALPYLNAFLHWNYHPSNGTVDIAYRDTGIASSRWVAWALNLKGQGMIGAQCLVALHNSSGLPYAYTSSVDSYDTSLGETPLSFQVQRVSAEYVSNEMIIFATLVLPNNQTSFHQVWNDGPVSGGARQSHPTNGDNLKSMGSVDFASGISNSSSGGGGSQQQKKNVHGVLNAISWGTLMPIGAMTARYMKVFKSADPAWFYLHVACQCCAYIIGIAGWAIGLALGNNTGIHTNSHGKIGMTLFILGTLQVCALLLRPKKDNKYRLYWNFYHWSIGYTVIILGIVNIFEGFDILDPGKNWKRAYIGILIFLGVTAAFLEAYTWYVVLKRKKTESGRYPDVGIGANGDGGG from the exons ATGGGTCTCCCCCAGGCCACAAGAACTGGTTTTTCAAAGGACACCTGGGTATGCAAAATGACCAAACCCTTCAAAACtgtcttgttttcttgtttcctaATCTCTCTGTTTTCCTCAACCTCTGCTCAAACTTGCAACAACTTCACATTTTCCAGCAACAGATTATTCACTACGTGCACTGCCCTCCCTTACCTCAATGCTTTCCTCCACTGGAACTACCACCCGTCAAACGGGACGGTCGATATCGCCTATCGAGACACCGGAATTGCTTCCTCCAGGTGGGTTGCTTGGGCACTCAATCTCAAAGGCCAAGGAATGATAGGGGCACAATGCCTAGTTGCTTTGCACAATTCCAGTGGCCTCCCTTATGCTTACACCTCCTCCGTCGATTCATACGACACCTCACTCGGTGAAACTCCGTTGAGTTTTCAGGTGCAGAGGGTATCGGCAGAGTATGTGAGTAATGAGATGATCATATTTGCTACTTTGGTGCTTCCAAATAACCAGACCAGTTTCCACCAGGTGTGGAATGACGGTCCGGTGTCTGGGGGCGCTCGTCAGTCTCATCCGACGAATGGAGATAATTTGAAGTCCATGGGATCCGTGGATTTCGCTTCTGGAATAAGTAATTCAagcagtggaggtggaggttcccagcaacaaaaaaagaat GTCCATGGAGTGCTGAATGCAATAAGCTGGGGCACTTTGATGCCTATTGGAGCCATGACAGCTAGGTACATGAAGGTTTTCAAGTCAGCAGATCCAGCATGGTTCTACCTACATGTTGCTTGCCAATGCTGCGCCTATATCATCGGTATCGCCGGATGGGCGATCGGACTGGCACTTGGCAACAATACCGGAATTCACACTAACAGCCATGGGAAAATTGGCATGACACTCTTCATCCTCGGAACGCTTCAG GTGTGTGCCTTGCTTTTGAGGCCGAAGAAGGATAACAAGTACAGATTATACTGGAACTTCTACCACTGGAGTATCGGATACACTGTGATCATTCTCGGCATTGTGAACATCTTTGAAGGGTTTGACATCTTGGACCCTGGCAAAAACTGGAAGAGAGCATACATTGGCATCCTCATTTTTCTGGGCGTCACCGCCGCTTTCTTGGAAGCCTACACATGGTATGTAGTTCTGAAGAGGAAGAAAACTGAATCTGGGAGGTACCCGGATGTTGGAATCGGAGCAAATGGGGACGGTGGTGGGTGA